The sequence ACCTGCATCTGCAATACGTGAAATGGGTGATAAAAGGTACATATCTACAACACCGTTTGTTCTGACCTGAATACTCACATAGAGTTGTATTCCAAAATATACGTTTTTTCGGTCATTCCATGGGTTCCATTACGTCGTTCCAATTGCAAATTGTTCtatatggattttttttttttaatattcaaAACTTCTCATTGGATGCCTTTATGTGTGCATTAGTGCATCAAAGAGAATAATGGGCGAAGCAGGGGTACCCCTTGTGCCTGGGTATCATGGTTATGAACAAGATATTAATATAATGAAATCAGAAGCAGACAAGATCGGGTACCCTATTCTTATAAAGCCAACCCATGGAGGTGGTGGAAAGGTATTGTTTATATTCTAAGTTAACTTTTAACTGAACCCAGTTCATAGataatatatatgtcatcatggTGTAACTGTTTGTCGAGTTTTAGGGTATGAGGATTGtggaaaatccaaaagaatttgttGACGCATTCTTAGGAGCACAACGAGAGGCTGCTGCTTCGTTCGGTGTTAACACAATTTTACTGGAGAAATATATAACAAGGCCAAGGCATATAGAAGTCCAGGTAGTTATCTTGGTTAGAATTTCCAGGGACtatttatgttaattagccaaattAGTCTAGGTGAAAACTTTATCATTTCTCTCAGTTGCATTTTCACAACTCTTTCTGGAGGTTCACATAAGCTTTAACTGATTTTACTATCAAGTTAAAATTTATAATTATGATGAACTGGTTCTCTAATCTTCATTTCCAATTTCATTATGATAGGTATTTGGGGATAAGCAGGGTAACGTTGTATACTTGTACGAGAGAGATTGCAGTGTGCAGAGACGACACCAAAAGATAATTGAAGAAGCCCCTGCTGTAACTCTCACTTATATATAAGTTATACTTCTGCTGTAACATATCTATAATTGTGACAAACCTTTATTATGCAGCCGGATATAATTAACGAATTCCGTTCCCGATTAGGGCAAGCTGCTGTATCGGCTGCCAAGGTAAGAACCCTATAGTATTTTGCACAGACCTGCAAAATATGTTGCTAATAAAAGTATTGAGCAAGTTCCAGTAAGATGTTTCGGGTCTTTTTACTGATTAGACTTTGTGTGTCTGATTATTAAAGGCGGTTGGTTACTACAACGCTGGCACAGTTGAGTTCATTGTTGATACTCTCTCGGGGGAATTTTATTTTATGGAGATGAACACTCGTCTTCAGGTACTTGTGCCCGTCACTTTGTAATTGAATAGCGAATAAAATCTTGTAGCTAATGAGGTACTCTTTAATATTTTCAGGTTGAACATCCTGTAACTGAGATGATTGTTGGTCAAGATCTTGTAGAGTGGCAAATCCGTGTTGCAAATGGAGAATCACTGCCCCTTAATCAAGCACAAATTCCTATATTAGGTGAGTTGGTTATTGCAGTATATATTTTTTGGTATACTTTTTTCAAGTAAATGGTAGTAGTTGCTTCAAATCTAGATTTTCATATAACTAAAGGAGTCAGTTTGGATCAATTTCATATGAATGGGTCGATATGGGTTGTGTTATCTCTCAAATGGATCAAATATGCCAATAGTTGCATGAACGTGAGCGGGTGAAATGGGTTGAAAACCACCCCAACTCTATTTTTATTGCATATAGTATCTCATGTCATGTCATTCCAAGATTTCaatgattattataatattattgtgTAATCGATTTACACAttagataatttatatataagTAATTTAATACTGCCCAAAAGATACTTTTGGGTCAAGGCAACCGTCTATTCCAATTAAAGCCGCTCTTAATTGACCAGTTATAATACGTTACCCAATAACTAATACATCATATGTCATATGATGCATGAAAGTGTGCATTTGTATGTCTGAGAAGCAGGGTGGCTAATGATTAATAAAGGCTTTTCTATTTTATAATTGTATCCTCTATTTGGTGTATTATCAAGGAAttcattatatgtattttatttGCTTAATTCCAATTTTCAGGGCATGCTTTTGAGGCCCGGATATATGCAGAAAATGCGTCGAGGGGATTTTTGCCAGCAACTGGTGTTCTTCATTATTACCGTCCTATTCCAATTTCGGCAAGTGGTATGTTTAGCCaaactatatatatacttaaaGCACATAGATTACATGGTTAATTGTTGAGAAGGAACATAGGTCTATTCATGGGCATGAAAACCCAGCAATAATACTAATAGATAATCCGTTTTCTGCATATATATATGATTAGATACGTATGGTTATTGCTGTTAGCTTCCTAAAAAAGAATTTTAATGCCTTTTTTAATGGTTGCTGTAGACGAATTAATGATTAACTATGCTTGAGTAAATCTTAAGCTCTCTAGTATCCATGCGTATGAGTTGCATATTTGGGAAATTATATGTTAGAGCCAAGCTTAGACCAATTACTGAAACGATAAAAAACTAAAAAAGAGCACATTTAATTATTTGAAGAACTAATTGTTTAGTAGATGACTGAACTTAAACTGGTAGCATGTGTATGTGGTGTTGACCTTTTAAGAACTGAAAATGGTCATAAGCTTGCTAATCGAGTCAAAACAACATGATGCTGATTGACCCCAATTTTGACCAGTTAAACTTCTAAACAAGTTTTTCTCTTTTTGGGAAATTCTATCCCCTTCCTAGAAGAGTTCATGCTTTATATCATCGACTCTTGCGTGTTCATTGGATATAGATTTGATTTACTGTATCTCAGTTCGCGTTGAAACGGGGGTTGAAGAAGGAGACGCTGTAAGCATGCATTATGACCCCATGATTGCTAAACTTGTAGTATGGGGAGAGAACCGTGCTTCGGCATTAGTTAAGTTGAAGGATTCTTTATCTAAGTTTCAGGTATGCTATATTACTGGTGTCGTACTCGTACCGTCTGTTTGTTCGACCATCTGTTATGATCGGTTCGAATTTACATTCCCCAGGAGGGTTGAATAACCCTTCTTACCTTTAATGGGTCAAGCTGGGTTATGGTTGAAACATGTATTGTAATTTGTAGTTTGGGTCCAAATGGGTTGGGTTAGTCGGACcgttcattattaattattaattattttggATTATATGAATAGTTGTTTGAGAAGTTAAAAGACTAAGATAACTGCATTATTATGATACAAATTGACATTAAAAACAAATTTTTGTGGTTTTAGGCATTTGGATATATTTTGGATGAATTTGACCAACTTATCCAACTCGGCCAATTTCTTTTCTCTTGAATCACAAAATTTAACTCAGTTGACTTGTTATAGATTAATATAACCTTAATCAACCTGTTTACATGTAAATGGGTCAAAGGTACATCCTCTTGTGTTAGTAAGCAATTGATGTATACTAGTATTTTTTAAGCCAATTGGCAACGTCATAAAAGTCAACCGACTAGTCGGATTTGGAGACTAGTCCCACCCGACTAAGCTCAAGTCGGTCAACACTGTTCAAAGGACGGTCAGAGTCGGTCAACGGGTCAAAATCGGCTAGAAGTTGGATCTAGTCGGTTAAAGTTgaatttatttggtcaaaattgttcaaagtcaaagttggtcaacggCTGACAAGTCCCTGCCTAGGCGGACTAGTCCCTATGAGTTCCAGAGTGTACCGTAACGTAACTACGCACTAGGTATAAGGGTTTCAATGGAGTTTAATTTAACCTAGATGCCAACTAACACTCGAAAGTGGCAACCGTGCCAATTGTATAATATTGTAGCTTAGGTAAGACCGCGTTATCTAACTCCCATTAAGCTCGTTTGTTTAATAGTTCCAAATGAAATTGCTAAATTGTTGTAACTCTATTACAGAGTCCTTCAAAATTCCTAGAGTAAAGAAATAGTTCAAAACATTCACTTTCTAACCAAACATGGGAGTTGTCCCTTGTGTGTATCCACTTGTTCATCCTTTTTAGTGTCTAATCCTAATTACAATTATAACTCTATACCTTTGCAATGATCAACTATTAGTCTATTATCAAATTAATCATTCATAACCTTCCTAAAATTAGTTATTCTACTTATAGTGATATAAAAGCTTACAAGTAAGTTATAGTTTAGGAACAATCAAAGACGATAACATGTGTCAATAAGAGCATGTTCAATCTCTTGATCTTAATATCCAAAAAGTTGGTATGCAAAATTATCCATAAAACCTTAATTATCAGGTTTTAATACTTCACAAATCTGGAAGAGTCGCAGGCTGAGACTAATCTGCCCAACAGTATGACCATGTGACGTGTCTACGACCAGCCTGCGTCCAGGCTTGCAACGTCAGTGCGACCAAAAATGACAAAAATTTCAAACATTTTGCCATTTTTAAGGGTCCATTTTAatgaaaatatgaatttttaatgatATGACTATGATGGCTGGAGATCTTCATTTGTTAGTTTTCTACGCCAATTCTCTTTCGTCTGAATTTTTGACCTTGTAGCAAATATGAAACAATTAAGGACCAATAACATGTATTTTGCTTTTGAACCGTCTTATATAGGAGGAATATCTGGACAATAAAGATGTATATTTTaggtagtattattaattattaataatgttagttaCCACACATTCTTATACTTTAATAACAGTGGTTACAATTTAAAACTAGCTGGGATGCACCTTTGTTTCCTTGCAAATATTTCTTGAATCTTGCATTACACAGGATTAGTAAAATCCAAACTTTTTAATCCTGATTTAATGAGATTTCCATCATCAATCTTCATGATATTGTAATTACTTGTGTACTTGCTTTTGCAGGTCGCAGGTGTTCCCACAAATATTCAGTTTCTCTACAAACTTGCCAACCACAAGGCCTTTGCGAATGCTGAACTTGAAACTCATTTTATCGACCAATTTAAAAACGATTTATTCGTGACACCGAATGATTTAGTATCAGCAAAGTCAGCATTTGATGCCGCCAAGAACAGTGCCGCTTTAGTAGCTGCATGTATTTGTGAAAAGGAGCATACACTATTGAAGAAAAGCCCTCCTGGTGAACTTTTGAGATTTCTTTTATTTTCTTCAGTAAATGTGCATGTTTTTATAGCAagggatattaatattaattaataaataacgtAATGTAGGAGGGTTGTCTGTGTGGTATATGCATCCTCCGTTTAGACTAAATCATTTGGCTACGAGCACAATAGAATTAGAGTGGGAGAATGAATACCGTGATAACAACTCAGAGCACCTTACACTTTCCATCAGTCATCTGCCAAATGGGAATTATCTCCTCAAGGTAATAttataagaagaagaagaatataTTGAACTAACATTATCCTCTTTATATCTATGTACTTGTTACTTTTCTATTGCTTTGAACACTTTTTAAAGTAATGGTCAAAATAGGTGGGtccggtcagcattcaaacactttatAATCTATTAAGTTTATACGGAGTATATGATTTTACTTTGTGTAAACTGCAAATACTGATTTTGCAAAAGTAATGTAATTCCTTGTAGTTAAATGATTGGGGGACTTTACATTTGGGTgacttataataaatttttgactgTTTTATTAGACCCAAACCAACCCATTTATAATACACGATTTAAAACTGCCACGTTTTTTAAATAATTTAAATTTTAACTACATGTAATCAACTATGTTTTTTACTCAATTACAGATGGATGAAGATAGCTTTCCTGCTATTGAAATTACAGTAAAACATGTGGGAGACCATGAATTCAGAGTCGAGGCTGATGGTATAAGCAAGAACGTGAATCTTGCCAGTTATATTACGGTACGCGCCATCGCCTTTTGCAATGATCTTTTAACCTAGTCATATCGATCTCTTGGATATGCTTCTTTACTTAATATGATCCTCAATAATTGGCTTATAACCTATGCTCTTTTCTGCATTTCATATTTACCTTTCGCCTTGATCAGTAAAAATTTGCttgaaaaaaaaaacaagaaaacaaagaaaaAAGGAAAGCAAACACGATTATTAGAGGTGTTCGGATGAGATTGCACTTGAACTCACAATAATCGCTTTTGGTGTTTGGTTACACCTTTTGTACCTGTCTTAAAGACTACTCCCCCACATGTTCATTGTTCATAGGTAACAAAAAAATTatgaacgtcaacaaaattgtcttTTTAAGCCAATCTTATCAACCAGCCTCTTAAAGTCAGACTTGTCAATCAGTtaacacttgatcagtttgaaaacCTACAGCAAAACACCGAGTTGAGTTTTAAGACGAATAAAACAAGAAGATAATTTTGTTTAAAAAGGAAGCAAGTGAGATTGAAAACATACAACGAAACACCAACATTAGTATAAAGCTAAAGAAAACAAGACAATGTTTTTGTTTAAAGAGGAAGAAGCAGGTCAGACAGGTTCTTATCAAGTCTGTTAACTGCTTATTAACTGATGCTCGTTTTTTTGTTCAAATTTCAGGATAAAACTGAGCACATACACATATGGCATGGTTCAGAACATCATTACTTCAAACAAAAAGTGGGGCTTGATTTATTAGATAATAACCACCTTGATCCCCATCATCAACATCGACGTCACGAATCTGCATTACATCCTCCAGGGACCGTTGTTGCCCCCATGGCTGGTCTTGTGGTCAAGGTTCTGGTCAGGAATGGAATGCAAGTCGAAGAAAGTCAACCTATGATAGTCATGGAAGCAATGAAAATGGAGGTTTGAAATCAAAATTCTCCTACTTTCAATAATGAGATTTGAATAACTTTAGTTTTATATCGGTTGCTAAAATTTATTTGGTTGTTTAATAAATAGCATGTGCTCAAGGCACCAATCTCAGGGATCGTTAGCGGGCTTCAAGTCACTCCTGGCCAACAAGTATCTGACAATAGTGCTCTTTTCAATGTCAAGGTTAGGTAGTTCTTATTTTCTTATATTCATTACTCCAAAATTAGATTTAGATTAGAATTCAAGATTCGTTGAAATCTATCATGTGCCGTTTTTCTGGGCAAGCCCTAAAGCCGTAATatagtgatgacaagttttgagcatACGCCCTTTGTTCAAGTGTCATCTCGTTCTATATAGGTCGTGAAGTATGAACTTTTAATCCCTAGTAAGTGGCGCCAAATAATATTTAACTTAGATTATGATGAATAGTTCGTGTCATCTATGAATTAATCCATAATTGTTAAGAGTCAATCCCAAGATGTGCTGCGAGTgagatttgaacccgagacctcttgtgtGAGGATATCAGGATGCCAACCAATAAGCTATCCTGTGATGGCTAGATAAAGCATTACCTAATTCAACCTTTTTTACAAGTGAGTGGGTCAAATTTACACCTCTATATTAAACTGATGCCCTCGGATAAGGTAAGAGACTAGATAAGAACATCAAGAATGAAGCGTCCAAGTCGGTGACTTTGTTCTCTACCTTTAAGCTTGGTAACcattatttaaatatcatttttgtAGGCACATGCCACATAACATCGAGGTGCAAGCATCGCCCAAATAAAAACATACC comes from Rutidosis leptorrhynchoides isolate AG116_Rl617_1_P2 chromosome 4, CSIRO_AGI_Rlap_v1, whole genome shotgun sequence and encodes:
- the LOC139843303 gene encoding methylcrotonoyl-CoA carboxylase subunit alpha, mitochondrial, which encodes MSITSIFRRKLHQNSNNRLLNYTIYTQHLRSISSVTNSINNENINNNRKIEKLLIANRGEIACRIIKTAKKLGIQTVAVYSDADRHSLHVKSADEAVRIGPAPARLSYLNAGSIIEAAVRTGSQAIHPGYGFLSENADFAQLCETEGFTFVGPPASAIREMGDKSASKRIMGEAGVPLVPGYHGYEQDINIMKSEADKIGYPILIKPTHGGGGKGMRIVENPKEFVDAFLGAQREAAASFGVNTILLEKYITRPRHIEVQVFGDKQGNVVYLYERDCSVQRRHQKIIEEAPAPDIINEFRSRLGQAAVSAAKAVGYYNAGTVEFIVDTLSGEFYFMEMNTRLQVEHPVTEMIVGQDLVEWQIRVANGESLPLNQAQIPILGHAFEARIYAENASRGFLPATGVLHYYRPIPISASVRVETGVEEGDAVSMHYDPMIAKLVVWGENRASALVKLKDSLSKFQVAGVPTNIQFLYKLANHKAFANAELETHFIDQFKNDLFVTPNDLVSAKSAFDAAKNSAALVAACICEKEHTLLKKSPPGGLSVWYMHPPFRLNHLATSTIELEWENEYRDNNSEHLTLSISHLPNGNYLLKMDEDSFPAIEITVKHVGDHEFRVEADGISKNVNLASYITDKTEHIHIWHGSEHHYFKQKVGLDLLDNNHLDPHHQHRRHESALHPPGTVVAPMAGLVVKVLVRNGMQVEESQPMIVMEAMKMEHVLKAPISGIVSGLQVTPGQQVSDNSALFNVKVR